TGGGGGAGCGGCTCAACGCCCTGCTCGGCTCCGAGCTGCTCACCGGGCGCCACCCGCTGCGCCCCCGGCTCACCAAGCTGGCCCGCAAGGTCGACCTGTGGGTGGCCCGCCCCACCCACCTCGCCGACCAGTCCGCCGAGGAGATCCACGGCTCGCTGACCGCGGACCTCCAGTCGCTCGACCACGCGATCGCCGAGCAGGTGGCGGCCGATCCCGAGAACGAGATCATGAACTATCCCGCGCACTTCGGCGACCGCAGTCGGCTCGACCCGCAGGTGCGCGAAGTGACCTGCCACTGCGGGCGCCCCGCCCAGGAGTTCACCCGGCGCGGACTGCTCCCGCAGATCCTCGACACGCTCTGCGTGGTCTGCATGCGGTGCGGTGACGTCACCTTCCGGGTGCCCGGCGCCCCCGTCCTGCTCGCCCACGCGGACGACGAGGCCGCACAGGGCGGTGAACTGGTCGTACGCGCCGAACTCACCGCGCCCCGCACGGGTCCCGTGCGACTGGGCCTGTTCGTGCCCACCTATCTGCGCGAGGACACCACGGTGGAACCCGCCACGGTGAAGGTACGGGCGAAGGGGGAGCAGCCCCAGGACGTGACGTTCCGGGTCGCCTTCCGGCCCGAGACGGCACCGCAGGCCTACTACTTCACCGTCTTCGCCGTGCAGGACCTCGCCGTCTCCACGGCCCGGCGCCACTTCGGCGTCGTACCGGCCGGGGCGTGATCCGCGCCCCGCCCGGCCCGTCTCCCCTTGTCCACACACCACCGCGCCACGCGAAGGAGTGCTGTCATGGAGAACGCCACGAAGCCCGAGGCCGGCGCCGGCCCCGGGACGAAGCCCGCCATCGAGCTCGTCGAGCAGGACGGCGAGGTGACGCTGAGCATCGGCGGCGAACAGGCGATGCAGGCCTGGGAGCGCGACCTGATGTGGGCCGGCGCCGACATGCTGTGCGAGTACGGCCGGGACTTCTACGAGGTCGGTCTCGGCCTCGGGTTGTCGGCCCTCCGCATCGCCACCAACCCCGCCACCCGAAGCCACCGCGTCCTGGAGCTGTTCGACGAGGTGGAGGAGCTGTTCCGGGAACGCCACCCGGAGCTGCCCGACACGCTGAGCATCGAGCGCGGCGACTTCTTCCAGCGCATCTTCGAGCTGCCCTCGCAGAGCGTCGACGGCATCTTCTTCGACCCGGCGCTGGACATGGAGGTCTGGAAGGACGAGGCGCTGTGGCGGCGGACCATGCCCGAGGTGGTCCGGGTCCTGCGGCCCGGCGGGGTGTTCATCCCCTTCTTCAGCACGAAGCCCGAGCTGCGGTGGCAGTACCTGCCGCACTTCCGGGAGATCCGGGTCGTGCGGCACCCGTACACGGCCTACGACACGACGGAGTACACCCACGGAACCAGTGGCGACGCCTACATCCAGTGCTTCGTGAAGAGCTGAACCGGATCCTCCCGCAACCGACCGCCCCAGACAGCCGACGACGCCCCGGAGGCCCGCGATGACCGCCGAACCGACCACGACCCCCCTTCCGAGCACAGCCGCTTCCCTCCCGGTCCCGACTCCACCGTCCGCCGCGGCGGAACCGCCGGACCTGGTCGGGGTGGACTCGTTGTTCCTGGCCGGACCGTTCATCCAGCTCCTGGACCCGCTCACCGGCCGGATGCCCTCGGACGCGCAGGCGCCCTTCACCGTGCTCATCGACCACTTCGAGGCACAGGGACTCGCCGTGCACAACGCCCACCGCAGGGAGGCGTGGGGCGCGGAGTTGATGCGCCCGGAGGTCTGTACGCGGATCGACCAGGACGAGATCCGCAAGGCGGACGTGTTCGTGGCGATGCCGGGCCACCCGGCGTCGCCGGGCACCCACATCGAGGTCGGGTGGGCCAGCGCGTTCGACAAGCCGATCGTGCTGCTGCTGGAGAAGGGCCGGGAGTACACCTTCCTGGTCCAGGGGCTGCACACCGTGGCAACGGTGGAATACGTGGAGTACACGGACATCGCCGAGGTCCTGCCCGCCGTGGACGCCGCACTGCGCCGGGCGGTGGCCCGGCACCGCGACGCCGCCGGCCGGGTGGGCTGACCCACCGCCACCCGCGGGCTCCGGGCCCGCGGGTGGCACCCACGGACACGCGCTGGCGTCCCCGTGAGCGACCGGACGGCTCCCGGGCGGCTCGGGCCCCGGCTCCGCCCCGGATGAACGGCGGTCGGTCGCGGCACCCTGCCCTGTCCCCGGCTCCCGGGCGGCGGCCTGCCGTGGAGCCACCTGGCCGGGAATCCGATTGTCCCTGCGCGGCCGGCTGCGCATCCTGCTGGGATGCGCTTCTCCGTCAACATCCCCAACTTCGGTGACTTCGCCGACCCCCGTAACGTCGCGACCGCGGCGGCCGCCGCCGAACAGGCCGGCTGGGACGGCCTCTTCGTCTGGGACCACGTACTGCACCGGCAACACCAGGGACGCCCCTTCGCGGACCCCTGGATGCTGTTGACCGCCGCCGCGCTGGCGACCTCCCGGATCCGACTGGGCACCCTCCTGACGCCGGTCCCCCGCTACCGACCGCAGCAACTCGCCCGCCAGGTGGCCACCCTGGACCACCTCAGCGGCGGCCGGGTGGTCTTCGCCGCCGGCCTGGGCGGTCCGATCGAGGACGAGTACCACAGCTTCGGGGACGCCGCCGAGCCACGCGTCCTGGCCGAGCGGCTGGACGAGGGACTGGAGTTGTTGAGCCGTTTCTGGTCCGGGGAGCCGGTGAACCACCACGGCCGGCACTACGAGGTCCGGGACGTGACGCTGTTGCCTGCCACCGTGCAACGGCCCCGTCCGCCGGTGTGGATCGGCGGGTTCTGGCCGCGTCGCGCGCCCATGCGGCGGGCAGCGCGGTGGGACGGGGCGGTCCCGCTCTTCGAGACGGCCCGGCACGGCCACGTACCGGATGTGGCCGAGGTACGGGATCTGGTCGGCCATGTGCGCCGGCACCGTACGGCAGGGGACGAGCGCCCCTTCGAGTTCGTGCTCGGCGGTGCCACGCCCCCGGACGCGGCCAGGGCGAGGGACGTGATCGGTCCGCTGCACGACGCCGGCGCCACCTGGTGGGACGAGCGGCAGGTCCAGACCGGCCCCGACCTGGACCGCCTGCCTCCCGTACTGCGCCGCATCGAGGCGGGACCGCCGGTGCTCTGATCAGCCGTCCGCGGGTGTGCCCGGCTCGTCGGTGGGGTCTTACGACCGCGCCCCCGGCCTCCGCCCCGCCGCACCCTGGCACGAGGGCCACCACGGCCACCCCGGCCGACAGCGCCCCACCCCGCGCACGGGTCCTGCTCGCGCCACCGCCACCGCCACCGTCTCGCCGAGATGGTCCGAACCTCCGGAAGACCGGGGCTCGGGCACAGGCCCGGCCCAGCGGCCCTCGGGCCCCGCGGAGCCGGCCGCTCACCCCGCTCGCCCCGGCGTCCGGCCGGGGGCGCGGGCGGGCATGACGGTCGCCGCGACCGCCGCAGGCCGGAGCCGCTGACGGCGACCCGGCGTGCCGGGCGGGCGTCCGGAAGGCGTGAGCCTCCGTCGGCGCAACGGCGGACAGGCCCGAACCGCAGCCGTCCGACGGGGAAGTCCGGAGCGCCGTCGCGTACGCGTGACCGGGCGCCTCAGC
This portion of the Streptomyces changanensis genome encodes:
- a CDS encoding class I SAM-dependent methyltransferase; its protein translation is MENATKPEAGAGPGTKPAIELVEQDGEVTLSIGGEQAMQAWERDLMWAGADMLCEYGRDFYEVGLGLGLSALRIATNPATRSHRVLELFDEVEELFRERHPELPDTLSIERGDFFQRIFELPSQSVDGIFFDPALDMEVWKDEALWRRTMPEVVRVLRPGGVFIPFFSTKPELRWQYLPHFREIRVVRHPYTAYDTTEYTHGTSGDAYIQCFVKS
- a CDS encoding nucleoside 2-deoxyribosyltransferase, with the translated sequence MDSLFLAGPFIQLLDPLTGRMPSDAQAPFTVLIDHFEAQGLAVHNAHRREAWGAELMRPEVCTRIDQDEIRKADVFVAMPGHPASPGTHIEVGWASAFDKPIVLLLEKGREYTFLVQGLHTVATVEYVEYTDIAEVLPAVDAALRRAVARHRDAAGRVG
- a CDS encoding LLM class flavin-dependent oxidoreductase, which encodes MRFSVNIPNFGDFADPRNVATAAAAAEQAGWDGLFVWDHVLHRQHQGRPFADPWMLLTAAALATSRIRLGTLLTPVPRYRPQQLARQVATLDHLSGGRVVFAAGLGGPIEDEYHSFGDAAEPRVLAERLDEGLELLSRFWSGEPVNHHGRHYEVRDVTLLPATVQRPRPPVWIGGFWPRRAPMRRAARWDGAVPLFETARHGHVPDVAEVRDLVGHVRRHRTAGDERPFEFVLGGATPPDAARARDVIGPLHDAGATWWDERQVQTGPDLDRLPPVLRRIEAGPPVL